The sequence below is a genomic window from Thalassobaculum sp. OXR-137.
CACCGCCCGCGTGGCGGAGAACAGGGCCGTCACCGCGTAGAGCACCACCGAGAAGCCCATGGCCTGCAGGTCGGCCGCGGTCAGCTTTACCGTCTCGTTGCCGTCGACGATGGAGACGACCTTCGGCCCTTCCACGCCCCGGGCCACCGCCTCCACCTCGGCGACGGTCTTGATGCCGTCGACGAAGACCAGGTCGACGCCCGCCCCCTGATACAGCCGGGCGCGCCGGATGGCTTCGTCGGGACCGAGCGTGCCGATGGCGTCGGTACGGCCGATGATCAGCAGGTCGTCGTCCCCCCGGGCCTCCACCGCACAGGCGAGCCGGCGGACATTCTCCTCGGCATCGATCAGCCGGATCCCGGCGAGCTGGCCGCAGCGCTTGGGCGCCATCTGATCCTCGAGATGGATCGCCGCCACGCCGGCCTGCACATGCTCGCGCACCGTGCGGTGGATGTTCGACGGACCGCCATAGCCGGTATCGGCATCGGCGATGATCGGGATCGACACGGCACGGGCCATGTTGCGGGCATGCTCGGTCATCTCGGTCTGGGTCAGCAGGCCGATATCCGGGGTGCCCAGCCGGCTGGCGGTGGCGCCGAGACCGGTCATGTAGATCGCCGGAAACCCGGCCTGCTCGATCACCCGCGCCGACAGGCTGTCCGGCGCACCCGGCGCCATCACGATCTCACCGGAGGCGAGCAGGCCGCGCAGGCGGGCGGCGGGAGAAACGGTCATCGGACGGGCTCCATGAGCTGTTGGCGCAGGGTGGGTTTCTGCAGCTTGCCGTTGGCATTGCGCGGCAGCGGGTCGCCGGTGACGGTCACGGTCTCCGGCACCTTGTAGTCGGACAGCCGCTCGGCGCAGAACGCCCGCACCGCCGCCTCGTCCAGGGCCGATCCCTCGACGGGACGGATGAAGGCATGCACCCGCTCGCCCAGCACCGGATCCGGCCGGCCGACCACCGCAGCCTCGACGATCTCGGGGTGGTGGTTCAGCACGTTCTCGACCTCGGCGCTGAAGACCTTGTAGCCGGCCCGGTTGATCATGTCCTTGACCCGGTCGAACACCTTCACGAAGCCGTCGGCGTCGACCGTGCCGATATCGCCGGACCGCCAGGCCCCGCCGACGAAGGCCTCGCGGTTGGCATCCGGCCGGTTCCAGTAGCCGGGCACCACCATCGGTCCGGAGATCCAGAGCTCCCCCGTCGAGCCGGGCGGCAGGACGGAGCCGTCCTCGCCGCGGATCTCGACCCGGCCGCAGGGCACCACCTGACCGACGCTGTCCGGAAAGTCGGTATTGTAGCCGGGCGGCATGATGGTCGTCGGCGAGGTGGTCTCGGTCGCGCCATAGGCGTTGACCAGCACCATCCTGGGCAGCATTCGGGACAGCTTGGCGATGGTGGCCTCGGGCATCGG
It includes:
- a CDS encoding isocitrate lyase/PEP mutase family protein, coding for MTVSPAARLRGLLASGEIVMAPGAPDSLSARVIEQAGFPAIYMTGLGATASRLGTPDIGLLTQTEMTEHARNMARAVSIPIIADADTGYGGPSNIHRTVREHVQAGVAAIHLEDQMAPKRCGQLAGIRLIDAEENVRRLACAVEARGDDDLLIIGRTDAIGTLGPDEAIRRARLYQGAGVDLVFVDGIKTVAEVEAVARGVEGPKVVSIVDGNETVKLTAADLQAMGFSVVLYAVTALFSATRAVADAMAALKRDGTPAQAGVGYTYAEYCGLVDLPFHQGLDDRFGA